The genomic region AGCAGCAGGCCTGGAACAGCTGCGGGCTGGCCGCGTCGGTGGCCTTCAGGCAGTTGAACGCCGACACCGAGGCCTTCCCCGCGCCGCCGCCGGCGCCGGCCGAGCCCACCGTGGTCGAGTTGTGCGCGCCCAGGCTGAAGCTCAGCAGCTCGATCTGCTTCTCGAAGCCGCTGCGGGTCGACTCGCCGTCGATCCCGTCGATCTTGAGGAATGCGTCGAAAGGCATGGGATTCGTGCTCCGCGGGTGAAGGGTGCCCGCGCGCCCGGCCCCGTGCCGGGCGCGCGGCAGGATGAAGGAGAAGCGCTCAGGACGCCGGCTGCGGCAGGTCGGCCACCAGCCGCATCGACACGCTCAGCTCGTCGAGCTGGAAGTGCGGGCGCAGGAAGGCCACGGCGCGGTAGGCGCCCGGCTTCCCCGGCACCTCCACCACGTCGATGCGCGCCTCGCGCAGCGGCCGCTTGCTCTTGACCTCGGCCGAGGCGTCGTCGTTGGCCACGACGTAGTTGCTGATCCAGCGGTTGAGGAAGGTCTCGGCCTGGCTGCGCGACATGTAGCCGCCGATCTTGTCGCGCATCATCGCCTTCAGGTAATGGGCGAAGCGCGAGACGGCGAAGATGTAGGGGATCTGCGCCGAGATGCGCGCGTTGCCGGTGGCCGCGTCGGTGTCGTAGACCTTGGGCTTCTGCGCCGACTGGACGGAGAAGAAGGCGGCCTTGGGCGTGCCCTTGCAATGCACCAGCGGCGCGAACCCCAGGTCGGCCAGCTCCTTCTCGCGCCGGTCGGTGATGGACGACTCGGTGGGGCACTTCATGGCCACGTCGCCGCTGTCGGTGCGGAAGTTGTGCACCGGCAGCCCCTCCACCAGGCCGCCCCCCTCCACCCCGCGGATGGTGGCGCACCACCCGTACTTGGCGAAGGCCTGCGTCACCCGCGCGCCCAGCGCCCAGGCCGCGTTCCCCCACAGGTAGGCGGCGTGGTCCGAGCCGTCCACGCGCTCCTCGTAGTCGAACGCCTCCACCGGCACCGTCTCGCGGCCGTAGGGGTCGCGCAGCAGCATGCGGGGCAGCGTGAGCGCCACGTAGCGCGAGTCCTCGGTCTCGCGGAACGCCTTCCAGCGCGCGTACTCGGTGTTGTCGAAGATCTTGGCCAGGTCGCGCGGCGCGTCGAGCTGGGTGAAGCTCTCCAGGTTGAACATGTCGCACCCGGCGGCGGTGATGAACGGCGCGTGCGCGCCCGCCGCCACCTGGCTGACCTTCTCCAGCAGCTCGATGTCCTCGCCCCCGCGGCCGAACTCGTAGTCGCCCAGCAGCGCGGCGAAGGGGTGGCCGCCGAACACCCCGTACTCCTCCTCGTACACCTTCTTGAACAGCGCGCTCTGGTCGAACTCGGGGGCGCGCTGCAGGTCCTTCAGCAGCTCCTTCTTGGTCACGTTCAGCACCTTGATCTTCAGCATGGTGCCTGTCTCGCTCTGGGCGAGCAGGTACTTCAGCCCGCGCCAGGTGGCCTCGAGCTTCTGGAACGCGGGGTGGTGCATGATGGCGTTCAGCTGCGCCGAGATCAGCTGGTCGATCTCGGCGATGCGCGCGTTGAGCATGGCCTCGGTGTCGGGGCCCACCTGCATGCTCCCCTGCAGCACCTCCTCCACGAAGCGGCGGACCAGCCCGCGCCCGCGCGCCTGCGCCGGCTCGGCGGGCCCGAAGCGTCCCTCGCGGACGATCTGGTCCAGC from Longimicrobium sp. harbors:
- the tssC gene encoding type VI secretion system contractile sheath large subunit, encoding MSETQAAVAAAGAADEERTSVLDQIVREGRFGPAEPAQARGRGLVRRFVEEVLQGSMQVGPDTEAMLNARIAEIDQLISAQLNAIMHHPAFQKLEATWRGLKYLLAQSETGTMLKIKVLNVTKKELLKDLQRAPEFDQSALFKKVYEEEYGVFGGHPFAALLGDYEFGRGGEDIELLEKVSQVAAGAHAPFITAAGCDMFNLESFTQLDAPRDLAKIFDNTEYARWKAFRETEDSRYVALTLPRMLLRDPYGRETVPVEAFDYEERVDGSDHAAYLWGNAAWALGARVTQAFAKYGWCATIRGVEGGGLVEGLPVHNFRTDSGDVAMKCPTESSITDRREKELADLGFAPLVHCKGTPKAAFFSVQSAQKPKVYDTDAATGNARISAQIPYIFAVSRFAHYLKAMMRDKIGGYMSRSQAETFLNRWISNYVVANDDASAEVKSKRPLREARIDVVEVPGKPGAYRAVAFLRPHFQLDELSVSMRLVADLPQPAS